In Acidobacteriota bacterium, the DNA window GGAACGGCGCCAGGGAGCTGCCGCGCTGGCCAGGCGCGGCGGCTCCAGCTTGGCCGTCCAGCGGATGGAGAAGGCGTTGGGCCGCTTCAAGCGCTTGCAGCGCCGCGGCGAGATCACCGAGTGGGTCAAGATCGAGGCCCGGCCGGGGCGCTATCAGGACATTCCCCCAAGCCTGCCCGACTCGCTGGCTGAAGCCGTGCGCCGCCGCGGAATCGAGAAGCTCTATTCCCATCAGGCTCAGGCCTTCGAGGCGGTCCAGCAGGGCAAGAACATCGTGGTGGTCACCCCCACCGCTTCGGGCAAGACTTTTTGCTACAACCTGCCGGTTGTTTCCCACATCTTGCGCCATCCCCAAGCTCGGGCCCTCTACCTGTTTCCCACCAAGGCTCTGGCCCAGGACCAGATGGCCGAACTGCAGCAGTTGATCGCCTCGGGAGGAGAACGCCTGGGAGTCAACACCTACGACGGCGACACCCCGGCCGACATGCGCCGCAAGATCCGCAAGAAGGCCCAGGTCATCCTCACCAACCCCGACATGCTGCACACCGCCTTGCTGCCCCACCATCCCAAGTGGATCCAGCTCTTTCAGAATCTCAAGTTCGTAGTGGTGGACGAGTTGCACAGCTATCGCGGCATCTTCGGCTCTCACGTGGCCAACGTCTTCCGCCGCCTCAAGCGCATCGCCCGCTTCTACAACTCCGAGATCCAGTTCATCTGCGCCTCGGCCACCATCGCCAACCCCAAGGAACTGGCCGAGAAGCTGCTGGAAGAACCGGTGGAATTGATCGACGAGAACGGGGCGCCGCAAGCTTCAAAAGACCTGATCTTCTACAATCCGCCCATCGTCAACCCCGACCTGGGGCTGCGGCGCAGTGCGCTTTCCTCGGCCCGCCGCTTCGCCGAGCAGTTCCTTAAGCACAAGATTCAGACGCTGGTTTTCGCCTCCAGCCGGGTCAATGTCGAGGTCTTGCTCTCATACTTGCAGGATGCCTTTCACAAGCATCCCGCTCATCCCCAAAAGGTGCGCGGGTATCGGGGCGGCTATCTGCCCAGGACGCGGCGCGAGATCGAGCGCCAGTTGCGCAACAAAGAGATCCTGGGCGTGGTCAGCACCAACGCCCTGGAACTGGGCATCGACATCGGATCGCTGGAAGCCGTGGTGCTGGCCGGGTATCCGGGCTCGGTGGCCTCCACCTGGCAGCAGATGGGACGGGCCGGACGGCGCAGCGGACATTCGGTGGCCGTGCTGGTGGCCCGCAACCTGCCCATCGACCAGTTCATCGTCCAGAACGCCGAGTACTTCTTCGGACGCTCGCCCGAGCACGGACTGATCCATCCCGACAACCTGCAGATCCTGGTCAGCCACATCAAGTGCGCTGCCTTCGAGCTGCCCCTGCAACGGGGCGAGCAGTTCGGCGGCGAAGACCTGGAAGAAATACTGGAGTTTCTCTCCGAGCAGGGGACGCTGCACCCCTCGGGAGATTCCTGGCATTGGACCGACGAGGCCTATCCCGCCAACGCGGTCAGCCTGCGCAACATCGCCGAGGAGAACTTCATCGTCTTCAACCTCGACCAGAACAACCGGGCCATCGCCGAGGTCGACTTCGACAGCGCTCCCGAACTCATCCACGAAGACGCCATATATATGTGCGAGGGACTCCAGTACCACGTCGAGCATCTCGACTACGACGGACGCAAGGCCTACGTGCGCGAGGTCGAAGTCGACTACTACACCGACGCCATCTCCTACACCGGCCTGCGCATCCTGCGCAACGACGATTCCGCCGAGAGAGGCGGATGCGAGGTGGCCCACGGCGAAGTCCACATCGCCCAGAAATTTCCCGGATTCAAGAAGATCCGCTTCTACACCGCCGAGAATCTTGGCTTCGGCAAGATCGAGCTGCCGCTGCACGAACTGCATACGACCTCCTACTGGATCACCGCTCCCGAGAGCCATTTCGAGGGCCTGGGCTTCAACCGCGACCAGATCATCACCGGGTTTCTCGGAATCGCCCACGCCATGCATCATCTGGCCACCGTGATCCTGATGTGCGACGTCCGCGACCTGGGACGCAGCGTGGGCGACCGCGGCAACAGTTGGTTCGCCCGCAGCACTCTGGAAGGCCTGGGTTTCTACTCGGCCCAGGGCGAGCCGCGCAACGTCGACTCCCATTTCCTGGACGCTTTTGATCCCACCATCTTCATCTACGACAAGTTTCCCGGCGGAGTAGGGCTGGCCGAAAAGCTCTTCGAGAACCATGACCGCCTGCTGGCTCAGGTGCAGGAGCTGATCGAGCAGTGCGGATGCGAGGAAGGCTGCCCCTCCTGCGTGGGGCCGGTCGACGAACTGGGCAAGAACACCCGCCGCATCGCCTTGGCCGTGCTGGGACGGCTGCGCGGCATCCCCGCCCAGGCCCGGGCCGTAGGCGCCCAAGGACGGCCGGCGCCATGACTTTGCGCAGCCGCCTCAACCAGATCTACGGCAACCAGGCGTCCGCCCTCTCTGAAGGGGCAGGCCAAGGGGTATCGAATGGCAACGGAGCTTTGCGCCGGCGTCTGCAAAAGGTCGAAGACCGCACCTCAAGTCAAGAAAAGCGCAGCCGGCTCGATCCCGAGGCCATGGGGCGCTACTTGAAGGGGACATGGGAGGAGCACCAGGAGGGCCGGGTGCTGGTGGTTGAAAAACGCTACCCGGCCCGCTTCCGCCAGGGCCGGCTGGCGCTCAAGCGCTTCTTCGACCTGCAAAGCGAGCCCCTCAGGCTGCTGGCCAACGACCGCGAGTTCGAATTCGATCCTGAAGACCTGCTCTTCTTCGACACCGAGACCACCGGCCTGGCGGGAGGCGCCGGAACCTACGTCTTTTTGATCGGAGTGGGCTTTTTCCGCCACGACGAATTTCGTCTCTTTCAGCTCTTTCTGCCCGACTACGCTTCCGAAAGGGTCTTCCTCGACAGGCTGGCCGAGCTGATGGACGATGGGGGACGGCCTTTCCGCCAATTGGTTTCTTTCAACGGCAAGAGCTACGATCTCAACCTTTTGGCCAACCGCTTCATCCTGCAGCGGCGCCCCGACCCCTTCGCGGGCTTGCGCCACCTCGACCTGATTCACCCTTGCCGCATCCTCTGGCGCGGGTGTTTCGAGAACTGCGCCCTGCAGACCCTGGAGCGCAACCTGCTCGACCTGCAGCGGCAGGACGACATTCCCTCGCACCTCATTCCTCAGACCTATTTCGACTTCTTGCGCACCGGCAACTTCCGTCCCTTGGCCAGCGTGTTTCAGCACAACCGCATCGACATCGTGAGCATGGTGGCCCTGCTCTCGCTGGCCGCTTCGGTGGTCAAGGACCCCGTCCGCCACAACTTCGCCGACCCTCTTTCGGCGGCTCGGCTCCATCAGCTCCGAGGCTCCTACGAAAACGCCGCCCGCATCCTCGAGAAGGCCCTTTCCGTCCACGACTCCACATCGCGCACCCTGGCCTGGCTGCGCGAGCTGGCCTACCTGAAAAAGCGCCTGGGTCATCCCGAGGCCGCCCTCGACCTGTGGCGCGAGTACCTCATGAACCATCCCCATCCGCCTCGCGAGGCCTACGAAGAAGCCGCCAAGATCCTGGAACACCAGAGCAAGGACCTGGACTCCGCCCTGCGCACCGTCGACCGCGCCCTGGACGCCTACCCCGATCACCCCGCCCTCTCCCACCGCCGCTACCGCCTCCACTGCAAAATCCAAGGCCGCCTCTGGTGGAAAACTGCCTGAGCTGTTGAGATTCAACTCGAGAAGGTGCAAGAAGGTGCCGTGGGGCGAAGGTATTGCAGGTCCGCAGGCCAACGTAGTACCATTCTGTACCGAGGATAATACTATGGCTGAGACTATGCGTACCGTGACATTCAAGCTGACTAAGGAGTTGGACCACGCTCTCGATGAGTTGGCTCGTTCTCGTGGGGCGAGTCGGTCGGCTGTCATTCGCGAGGCGCTCGAATCGCTCGCCAAAGGACAGCGTCGCTCAGTAACTTCGCTTGCGGCTGATCTGGTCGGGTCTGTCGAAGGCCATAGCGATCTGGCGACCAATCGCAAGCACATGTCCGGCTACGGAAAATGACATCAGTCATCTTGGACACGGGACCGCTCGTGGCGTTGCTCAACCGGCGCGAGCGGCACCATGCATGGGCCAGAGAGATTCTGGATACGATTGAACCGCCAGTCTTCACCTGCGACCCCGTCCTCTCCGAAGCTTGCTTTCTCCTCCAGAACACTGGCGGTGGATCCGATGCAGTTTTGGAACTCATGTCGCGGGGCATAGTGAGGAGCGATTTTCGAGTCTCGGCCGAACTTGATTCCCTTCGTGCCTTGATGAAGAAGTTTGCCAGCGTTCCGATGTCGCTTGCTGATGCGTGCCTAGTGCGAATGACAGAGTTGGATCGGGAGAGCGCTGTGCTGACGCTTGACGGCGACTTCACAATCTATCGCAGAAATCGTCGCCAAACCGTTCCAATAATCTCACCTGACCAATAGCGGTGGCTATAAGGGGATGCATTCCGTGGAGGCCATCGGGTCGTTGGATGGCCCGAGAGAGACTCCACGATCAGAGGCCGGTAGATACCTTCGCCTGGTCCCATGCTCGGGGTCTCCGCATTGGCTGGCGCATATAGGGGACGGCGTCAGCGACTTTTCGCATCAGAGTCGACCGGGCTTCAAACCCCCTTTCGAACTCGTTCCTGACTAGGCAGTTGAAGGCTTGCCAGGTAATCGTAGTCTTTTTGCTATGATGCCGTTATGAGGAAGATTCGACTCTTTACTCCGGGTCCCACGCCGCTTTCGCCGCAGGCGCAGGAAGCCTTGGGACGGCCGATTATTCATCACAGGACGCCCGAGTACGCCGAGCTGCACAAGGCGACCGCGGCCAACCTGAAGAAGATTTTCAAGACCGGCAACGATCTCGTCATGCTCTCCGCCTCGGGGACGGGGGCCATGGAGGCGGCGGTCAACAACCTGCTCAACGCCCACAATCACGCCCTGGTGGTGGTGGCGGGCAAGTTCGGGGAGCGCTGGTTCGAACTGTGCGAGAAGTTCGGGGTACCGGCCAGGGCGCTGTGCAAAGAGTACGGCGAGGCGGCTTCGGTGGATGAGATCCGCTCTCATCTCCAGAGCAATCCCGAGATCGACGCGCTGCTTTTGCAGGGATGCGAAACCTCCACCGCGACCAGTCATGACCTGCGCGCCATCGGCTCCATGTTGCAAAGCGAGTTTCCCAAGGTGATCAGCGTGGTGGACGGCATCACCACGGCAGCCTGCGAGCCGCTGGAAACCGATGAGTGGGGACTCGATATCGTAGTGTCCGGCTCCCAGAAGGCATTCGCCGTGCCGCCTGGGCTGGCGTTCTTGTCCATCTCGCCTCGGGCTCTGCAGCAGATGAAGGCCAACCAGGCGCCTCGTTTCTACTTCGATTTGCCCAAGGAGGTCGAGAAGCAGGCCGAGGGCAAGACCGCCTACACCTCTTCAGTGTCGCTGACCGCCGCCCTCTACGCCACCACTCAGAGCATCCTGGAGTACGGGCTGGAAAGGGTGATCGAAGAAACCGGCCAAATGGCCCGCGCCACCCGCCAAGGCCTAAAGCGGCTGGGATTCGAGCTGCTTTCGCAGGCGCCTGCCTACGCCTGCACGGCGGCCTATCCGCCTGAAGGCTTCTCGGGTGCCGACCTGGCCAAGCGTTTGCACGAGCGCTTCGGACTCAAGGTGGCGGGAGGCCAGGGTCCGCTCAAAGGACACATCATCCGCATCGCCCACCTGGGCTATTTCGATCAGCTCGACGTATTCACGGTGTTGGGCGCCATCGAGGTGTGCCTCAAGGAAATGGGCGCCGACTTTGAGCCGGGAGCCGGCGTCAGCGCCGCCGTCGAAGCGACCGTGCGTGAGCGCATGGGTGTTTCGTGAGACCTGCAAGTTCGCTTGAACCGGCCATGGCGATCTCCCGTGGCGCTATCGCACCCTTTCAGAAGGGTTCGTTCCCCTGTTATTCCATACCCAGGGTTGCGCCCTTGCGGCGCTTCGCTGGCCGCCCGCTTCACCCTGGGCTGGCGAATTGCTCCCCTTCAGGGAGCCCGGACTTGACTCTCAACATAGTCGCTGCCTGCCCTCCGAAGCCTTGGCGCAGGAGGGGGCTAGCCGAATCGCTCGCTTTCAGCGAGCCCGGAAAAAGATCATGAAAATACTGATATCCGACAAGCTGTCCGACGAGGGCGTGGAGTTTCTGGAGAAGCAGCAGGGGTTCCAGGTGGTCAACCGGCCCGGACTGCCGCCGGAGGAATTGCTGCAAGAAGTGGCGGACGCCTCGGCGCTGCTGGTCCGCAGCAAGACCAAGGTGACTCCCGAGGTCTTGGCCGCCGCGCCCCTCCTCAAAGTGGTAGGACGCGCCGGAGCCGGCGTCGACAATATCGACCTCAAGGAAGCCACCCGCCGCGGCGTGGTGGTCATGAACACGCCGGGAGGCAATTCCACCTCGGTGGCCGAGCACACCCTGGCGCTGATGCTGGCGCTGGCACGCAACATCCCCACAGCCGACTCCAGCATGAGGGCCGGCCAGTGGAAGAAGTCGGAACTGATGGGGCAGGAGCTTCACGGCAAGACCCTGGGAGTGGTGGGATTGGGCAAGATCGGCGTGCTGGTGGCTCGACTGGCCAGGAGCTTCGGAATGAAAGTGACGGCCTACGACCCCTTCATCTCCGAGCAGTTCGCCGCCGACCAAGGCATCGAGCTGCGCGAGTTGAACGAACTTCTGCAGGTGTCTGACTTCGTATCCTTGCACCTGCCCGTCAACGACGACACCAGGGGGATGGTCAACGTCGAGACGCTGGGGCTGATGAAGCCGACGGCCTTTTTGGTCAACGCCGCCCGCGGACCCCTCATCAACGAAGAGGATCTGCTGCAAGCCCTGAAAACCGGCGGACTGGCAGGCGCGGCGCTGGACGTCTTCAACAACGAGCCCAACCCCGACCCGCGCCTGATGGCCACCGGCAAGGTGGTGGCTACGCCCCACATCGCCGGATCCACCCGCGAGGCCCAGATCAAGGTGGGCTACGGCATCGCCCAGCAGGTGACCGACTATCTGCTGCACGACATCATCCGCAACGCCGTCAACTTCCCCTCGGTGTCTTCAGCGGAGATGGAGAAGCTGCGTCCTTACCTCGATCTGGCCGAACGCCTGGGCGCCATCGTCGGACGCATCTGCGGCATCCGCTTCAGCGAGATCGGAGTCCGCTACTATGGCGAACTGGCCAAGCTCAACACCAAGCCCGTGACTTCGCGCATCGTCAACGCCGTGCTGCGTCCCAGTCTGAGCGAGGACGTCAACGACATCAACGCCCGCGACCGGGCGGCTGAGCGCGGCATCGAGGTGATCGAAACAGTCAGTTCGCGCAGCCGCAGCTACTCCAACCTGATCAGCATCCAACTGCGCAACGTGGAAGAGACCGAGTGGATCGAGGGGGCCATTCTTCACCAGGGCAATCTGCACCTTGTTTCCATCGACGGCATTGACATCGAGGCGCCTCTGGGCGACCACCTGCTCTTCATCCGCAACGACGACAAGCCCGGCGTGGTGGGTCAGGTGGGGACGATTCTGGGCAACGCCGGCATCAACATCGCCTCCTTCATGCTGGGGCGGGGCGCCCGCCAGGCTCACGCCATCGGAGTGCTCAACGTCGACGATTCGCTGAGCAGGGAGGTCCTCGACCAGATACGCCAGGTCCCCGCCGTCCGCTTCGCGCAGGCCATCGAGTTCTAAGAGCGCCAGGCGATGAAAGCTTTGAAAGCTTGCGAGACTAACGGTCCCGGTCCTGCCAGTGGGCGTACCAGTAGTCTTCGTGCTTGTGGTTGTCGCGTTGGTCGAAGAAGTGGACCAGCAGGAAGCCGATCAGGAAGCCGCCCACGTGAGCCCACCAGGCCACTCCCCCCACCTGCTCGGCGCCCAGCGACGAGGTCCCGCTGAGCAGTTGCAGCAGGAACCAGATGCCCAGCACCAGCATGGCGGGCAGTTCGATGACCGGCCAGATCAGCAGCAAAGGCACCAGCACCAGCACGCGGGCCTTCGGGTAGAGCAACAGGTAAGCGCCCAGGACTCCCGAGACGGCGCCGCTGGCTCCGATGGTGGGGACGGTGCTGCCCGGATTGAAGAGGATGTGCACCAGTCCGGCGCCCACTCCGCAGATGAGATAGAAGAAGGCGAAGCGCCAGGCGCCCATGCGGTCTTCGACGTTGTCGGCGAAGACCCACATGTAGAGCATGTTGCCGAAGAGATGGGCCAGACCTCCGTGGAGAAACATGGAGGTCACCATGGTCAGGCCGAAACTGGGGAGATCGTATTGAGCGAACATCTCGCCCGCAGTCAGGCGGGCCGGGATCATGCCGAATGTGTAGACGAAGGCCTGCATCTGGCGGGGCGAGCCCATCGTCAACTGGTAGATGAAGACCAGGACATTGACGACGATGATGGCGATGGTGACGACGGGATAGCGGCGGGCCGGGACGCTGTCGCGAAAGGGAATCATTTGACCTGGAATTCTAGCATTGGCCTGGGGCGGCAGTTTGCAGGATGTCTTCGACGTGGTTGGTGACGGTCGAGAGGTGGGCTTCGTGGGGGTAGAAGCAGGTCCGGCAGTCGGGCAGGCGCTGGGCCACCGCCCTTCCGAAGGCGGCGGGGACGCTGAGATCGAGTTCCCCGTGCCAGAGGTTGACGGGCGTCTCGACCTCCTCCAGCCCGAATCCCCAGGGGTGCAGGTAGAGTTCCCCGTCGTGGGCTGCTCCCCGGCTGCCCTGGCGGAAGATCTCCCGCACGTGGGGGGCGATGATTTCCACGAAATCGGGACGCCGCAGGACGGTCTTGTCGGGTCCCGGCATGACGGCTCGCGCCGCCAGCAGCACTCCGCTGGGCCACAGCCTAGCCGCCCAGGCCGAGAGGGCGAAGAGAGAACGCGAGATCCAGGGGGCGTGGCGGGCCAGGGGCATGGCCAGTCGATGCCACCAGCCCATGGCGGCCAGTCCGCCGGGCGCGTCGGCGGGTCCCATTCCGCTGACCACGCAGGTGCCGGTCAATCTTGGAGCCAGAGCGCGGGCGCAGACCAGGGCGTAGGGGCCGCCTCCTGAGATTCCCAGCAGGCCGAAGCGCTCATGGCCCAGCAGGTCGGCGACCTGCTCGACGTCGTCGGGCCAATCGGTCAACCTGCGTCCGGGCTGGAAGTCGGAGAGTCCCATGCCGGGACGGTCCAACGCCACCATGGCCAGTCCCAGGGGACGGGCATTAGTCGCCAGCAAGGCGCATTCCAGTCGCGAGCCGGGCCAGCCGTGGCAGTAGTAGACCGGGCGTCCCCGGGGGTCGCCGAAGATCTGGTAACCGAGCTTGCGCCCGTCCGCCAGTTGCAGGGTCTTACCCGGCTGCTGCCAGGCGCGATGCTCGCTCATGGGCGGTTATTGTAGCGGCTCGCCCGGATCGGGGGGCTGAGACTCTCGTTCACGCCGGCTGGCAAAGCCCTCCTTCGGCCCCTCCTTCGCTAAAGCTACACAGGGCAGGCAAGGCCAGGGAGGGTCATTGATCCAGGCCGCCTGGATCAATTGCGGGGCCGCACTCCTTCCTTCATCTCGGAGGGGAAGAGAGGCGGACGTCGCTCTTCCACCAGCTTCTTGAACTCGGCCCAGGGACCGTCAAAGAACTCGTCGACCTGGGATTGCATCTCCGCGACACGGCCTTTGAGCTGACGCATGGCGATGCGGGCGTTGTCGTTGGGCGCCTCCCAGGACGCGTTGACGTAGGAAGAGGCCCTGAAGTAGCGGCTCAGCAGCATCTCGGGATCCCGGCGGATGCCCTGGACGTCCTCGGGCACGAAGATCTTCTTCAACTCCCCGAGCTTGTCGCCCACCTCCTTGGACTTCTTCTGCAAGGCCTCGCGATGAGCCTTGTTGTCGAGGTTGGAGATCAGTTCGGCGATGCGTCCGTTGGTCTTTTCGGCTTCCTCCAGCCGCTCATGCTGGTCGGCGATGTTTTGGCCCACCTCCAGCAGCTCGCGGATCATCTCGTCCTTGGCTTCCATGTCCTCAGGAGGGATGTCGACGCGCGGATCGGGCAGCACCGTGACCCGCTGCTCGGCCTGCCGGTCCTGATGGCTGATGCGCACGGTGTAGGTGCCCGGAAGCACCTCGGGTCCGCCCGGCTCGCGGTTGCGTCCCCCGCCGCCTCCGCCGAAGCCTCTGCGGCCGCGACCCGGGAGGCGGACGCCCTTGCGCTCCAGTCCCCAAACCATGCGGTTGAGGCCTTCTTCGGCGGGCCCGAAGGTGGTGCGGATAACGTTGCCGTCGGCGTCCAGGATCTCGACCTTGACCTCATCGGAGCCGCCGCCTCGCCCGCCTGGGCGGGCCGGAGCAGCGGGCTGGGACTCTTCCTCGTCCTCCATCTCGTCGCCGTCTTCCACGTCGTCGCCTTCCATGTCCTCTTTCTCGTCCTCCCCCTCAGGTTTGTTGACCACGTAGTAAACGAGAGCTCCGCGGGGGCGGTTCTCGCCGCTGAACATGGCGTCGGCCGAAACCAGCTCTCCGTCGGGAGCGCCCCAGGCGGCGGCAATGGTGTCTTGAATGGGAAAGACGCGCAGGGGCTCGTCCAGGATGGAGGTTCCCTGGCCGGCTATCTGGCGCAGGGGCGTAATGTCGTCCACCACCCAGATGGAGCGCCCGAAAGTGCCGATCACCAGGGCGGGATCACGGGGATGCACCACCAGGTCCTGGGTGGGGACCGTGGGATATCCATGCTCCCACTTGTGCCAGGAGCCGCCTCCGTCCAGCGAATAGTAGAGGTGGAATTCGGTGCCCAGGAAGAGCAGGTCCTCGACCTGGTTGTCCTGCTCCAGCACGTAGACGAATCCCCGCACCTTTTCGCCGTCGGCCAAGCGGGTCCAGCTTTGTCCGTAGTCTTCGGTGTAGTAGGCGTAGGGTTCCCAGTTGCCGCGGCGATGGTCGTCGAAGACCACAAAGGCTCCGCCTTCCTTGAACTTGGAAGCCGTGATGTGGGGAACCCAACTGCCGACCGCCACCCCGGGGATGTTGCCCGCCACGTTGCTCCAGTTCTTGCCGCCGTCGCGCGTCACCTGCACGTTGCCGTCGTCGGTCCCCACCCAGATCACGCCTTCTTTCACAGGCGATGGGGCGATGGCGATGATGGTGGTGAAGTTCTCGGCGCCGGTGACGTCGTAAGTGAGTCCGCCGCTGTCCAACTGCTTTTGCTTCTCGGGATCGTTGGTGGTCAGGTCGGGTGAGATCATCTCCCAGGTGTTGCCTTTGTCGCTGCTCTTGTGCAGGTACTGGCTGCCGTAGTAAATGGTGCGGTTGTCGTGAGGATCGATGGCGATCCCCGCGTTCCAGTTGAAACGCAGCAGGTGGTCGTCGGGATCAGGCGGACGGATGCCCTTGTTGTCGCGGGTCAGACGGTCCCAGCGCACCAGGTTGCCGCCCTGCGACATGGAGTATCCGTAGCGGGAATTCTCGGGATCGGGGACCACGTCGAAGCCGTCTCCGAAGCTGATCATCTGCCACTCCGAGTTGCGGATGCCTCCGCCTCCGAATCCGCCTTGCCAGACCGAGGAGGGACCCACCCAGGATCCGTTGTCCTGCATGCCTCCGTAGACGTTGAAGGGCGTCTCCATGTCGACCCTAACGTGGTAGAACTGGCCCACTGGAAGGTTGCCCACGAAGCGCCACTTGTCGCCTCCGTCGCGGGTGATGCTGATGCCGCCGTCGTTGCCGTCGATCATGAAGTCGGGGTCGTCGGGATCGATCCAGAAGGCGTGGTGGTCGGGGTGGGCTTCGCCGAATCCGATGAAATTGTTCCAATTGCGTCCGCCGTCGGTGCTGTGGGTGACGCTGGAGTGGATGCTGATGACGTGGTCGGCGTCCTTGGGATTGACGCGGATGTCGTAGTAGTAGAAGGGCCGGTTCCCGATCTGTCCCGAGTCGCTCATCATGCGGAAGCTGGCGCCTCCGTCGTCGGAGCGGTAAAAGGCGTTCTTCTTGGACTCGATCAAGGCGTAGACGCGGTCGGGATCGCTGGCCGCGATGCCCAATCCCATGCGTCCCAGGTGGCCCTCGGGAAGGCCGTCCTCATGAGTGCGCTCGACCCAGTTCTTGCCGCCGTCGTGGGTCACGTAGAGTCCTGAGCCGGGGCCGCCCGAGACGAAGTCCCAGGGACGCCGGCGGTGCTCCCACATGGCGGCGATCAGCTTCTTGGGATTGGAGGGGTCCATGACCAGGTCGGCGCAGCCGGTGCGCTGGTCGACGTAGAGCACCTTTAGCCAGTTTTCGCCGCCGTCCGTGGTCTTGAAGACGCCCCGCTCTTCGCCGTCGCTCCAGGTGGGGCCGACCGAGCAGACGAAAACTTCGTCCGAGTTGCGGGGGTTGACGATGACCCGGTGCAGGTGGCGGCTGTTTTCAAGTCCCACGTACTCCCAGTTCTCGCCCCCGTCGATGGTCTTGAAGAGTCCCACGCCGCTGTTCTGCGAGTTGCGGGGATTGCCTTCGCCGGTGGCAACCCAGATGACGTCGGAGTTCTGGGGATCGATGGCCACGGCGCCGATGGAGGCCGCGGGCTGGTCGTCCCAGATGGGTTCCCAATCGATGCCCGCGCTGGTGGAGAGCCACAGCCCTCCCGAAGCCGTTCCGGCATAGATGTGCTGCTTGTTGCGCGGATCGACGGCGAAGGCCGTGACGCGTCCGCTCATGGCGGCCGGTCCGATGGCCCGCGGCGTGAGGGCCTTCAGCTTGCCCTGGTCGAGGCCCATTTCGGCCTCGTCGGACCCGTTCTGGGCCCAGGCCGCAGGAACCGCGGCCAAGGCCGTCAAGATAATAACGACTGCTAGGAAAAAGCCTGCTTTTCTCAAGGGTTGCTACCTCCCCGGATTGATCTCTGTGGTCGAGGCAGCCAGAATACCACGCCCCTTGAGCCGACACCACACCGGCCCGGCTCCGGCGCGAGGCGCATCCCTGCGGCGCTCAGCACCCTCTTCCAGGGCAAAATGAGCGCACCTTGTTCGTCCCTAAATGCGCCCGCGAGAGCGCCCGCTGCAAGCAGCGAAAGGTGGCCTGCCTCAGAATCGCCGCAAGGATGCGCCTCCCACCATCCATGAGTCCACTCGCTCTTCCAGTTGCACTCAGGCTGCTGAGGCGCGTCCGCCGGCCACCCCACGCCACTCCGATGCTTCGGAAAAAGCAGGCCGCTCCAAGGCTGGTGGGAGGCGCATCCCTGCGGCGATGAAGGCAAAGGCCAACAGGGACTCCATGCATCAAGCCACTCAAAACCGTGACAAGATTGATTCCCCAGCCGCTCACGTTCAGCCGCCAAGAATCTCTAGCCAGCCGTAGAGGGATCGATGACGGCTTCCACCGGCACGATCTTGTTGGCGGGAAAGCCGCTCTCTGCCGCGTGCTTCTTGATGAGTTCCTCACTGGGCGCGCTGTAGATGCAGTAGATCTTGTCGCCGGTCACATAGCTGTGTTCCCATTCGATCTCAGGTCCCAGCATCCGCAGCACTTTGCACGACTTCTGAGCGGCCCCGCGCAGGTCTTCGGGCCCCATCCGGCCCGCTCCCGG includes these proteins:
- the serA gene encoding phosphoglycerate dehydrogenase — translated: MKILISDKLSDEGVEFLEKQQGFQVVNRPGLPPEELLQEVADASALLVRSKTKVTPEVLAAAPLLKVVGRAGAGVDNIDLKEATRRGVVVMNTPGGNSTSVAEHTLALMLALARNIPTADSSMRAGQWKKSELMGQELHGKTLGVVGLGKIGVLVARLARSFGMKVTAYDPFISEQFAADQGIELRELNELLQVSDFVSLHLPVNDDTRGMVNVETLGLMKPTAFLVNAARGPLINEEDLLQALKTGGLAGAALDVFNNEPNPDPRLMATGKVVATPHIAGSTREAQIKVGYGIAQQVTDYLLHDIIRNAVNFPSVSSAEMEKLRPYLDLAERLGAIVGRICGIRFSEIGVRYYGELAKLNTKPVTSRIVNAVLRPSLSEDVNDINARDRAAERGIEVIETVSSRSRSYSNLISIQLRNVEETEWIEGAILHQGNLHLVSIDGIDIEAPLGDHLLFIRNDDKPGVVGQVGTILGNAGINIASFMLGRGARQAHAIGVLNVDDSLSREVLDQIRQVPAVRFAQAIEF
- a CDS encoding rhomboid family intramembrane serine protease, which encodes MIPFRDSVPARRYPVVTIAIIVVNVLVFIYQLTMGSPRQMQAFVYTFGMIPARLTAGEMFAQYDLPSFGLTMVTSMFLHGGLAHLFGNMLYMWVFADNVEDRMGAWRFAFFYLICGVGAGLVHILFNPGSTVPTIGASGAVSGVLGAYLLLYPKARVLVLVPLLLIWPVIELPAMLVLGIWFLLQLLSGTSSLGAEQVGGVAWWAHVGGFLIGFLLVHFFDQRDNHKHEDYWYAHWQDRDR
- a CDS encoding alpha/beta hydrolase, with translation MSEHRAWQQPGKTLQLADGRKLGYQIFGDPRGRPVYYCHGWPGSRLECALLATNARPLGLAMVALDRPGMGLSDFQPGRRLTDWPDDVEQVADLLGHERFGLLGISGGGPYALVCARALAPRLTGTCVVSGMGPADAPGGLAAMGWWHRLAMPLARHAPWISRSLFALSAWAARLWPSGVLLAARAVMPGPDKTVLRRPDFVEIIAPHVREIFRQGSRGAAHDGELYLHPWGFGLEEVETPVNLWHGELDLSVPAAFGRAVAQRLPDCRTCFYPHEAHLSTVTNHVEDILQTAAPGQC
- a CDS encoding DUF4242 domain-containing protein, with translation MPRYLIEREIPGAGRMGPEDLRGAAQKSCKVLRMLGPEIEWEHSYVTGDKIYCIYSAPSEELIKKHAAESGFPANKIVPVEAVIDPSTAG